A genomic segment from Rubrobacter tropicus encodes:
- a CDS encoding helix-turn-helix domain-containing protein, translating to MSVWAQSWAYEQRLGRWRETKRGRRSWKGDPGAKSVLAAVATFADENGYAYCGQDTLAEMTDMTERSVREHLHNLEHAYGKIRREHRRKGSGRGRGEFTSDGIWLLAPAHRLRPPKRGEAAEAEPAEEFSAGEKRAHGRKSLPPGRRKGFPGNRQGTEPLGEPPGVLPHRPETYAGMVGEQSRLLGVPLDADELRNLLAYTGRLIEEQGAGPLLMLRWAARYATRRAENPKIGPSQAWADVVADGRENGRGRRSIAVTGASEDAYEGEF from the coding sequence GTGAGCGTTTGGGCGCAGAGTTGGGCCTACGAGCAGCGACTCGGCAGGTGGCGCGAAACCAAGAGGGGGAGGAGGTCGTGGAAGGGGGACCCTGGGGCCAAGAGCGTGCTCGCCGCGGTCGCCACCTTCGCCGACGAGAACGGCTACGCCTACTGCGGCCAGGACACCCTCGCGGAGATGACGGACATGACCGAGCGCTCGGTTAGGGAGCACTTGCACAACCTGGAGCACGCCTACGGCAAGATCCGACGCGAGCACCGCCGGAAGGGCTCCGGGAGGGGCAGGGGCGAGTTCACCAGCGACGGCATCTGGCTGCTAGCCCCGGCGCACCGCCTGAGGCCACCGAAGAGGGGAGAGGCCGCCGAGGCCGAACCGGCGGAAGAGTTTTCCGCCGGAGAGAAACGCGCGCACGGGCGGAAGAGTTTGCCGCCGGGCCGGCGGAAGGGTTTTCCGGGGAACCGTCAGGGGACTGAACCGTTAGGAGAACCGCCAGGGGTGCTGCCGCACCGCCCGGAGACCTACGCCGGGATGGTCGGGGAGCAATCGCGCTTGCTGGGGGTCCCGCTGGACGCGGATGAGCTGCGAAACCTCCTCGCCTACACCGGGCGCCTGATCGAAGAGCAGGGCGCCGGACCGCTCCTCATGCTGCGGTGGGCCGCGCGCTACGCTACCCGGCGCGCCGAGAACCCGAAGATCGGGCCGTCCCAGGCCTGGGCCGACGTGGTTGCGGACGGACGGGAGAACGGGCGTGGCCGACGGTCCATCGCCGTCACGGGGGCTTCGGAGGACGCCTACGAGGGGGAGTTCTGA
- a CDS encoding VirB4 family type IV secretion system protein, giving the protein MREPVVKDLAGARKTTKIMGVAVETHQAAILAGTLVFFATFCYYLAGFFGLSTTRAAVWLSPIVPVALLFAFYRSRDGYHLDFVIWRKIVSFTRPDVFFKRPRDNAKGGWRSMRDVVQRFIPAEEFHWEMLRCDDGTYVVAFRVVPKNLSLIGDTERMRVFRSATELYNSLDFPWMEITRSKEGSTGRYTRRFKNNVASAIPPEERKLKRFASEHAAYLEEELPGLSIFERKGYAVLHYNPAAEKARAAGGASGFGPLDAVAKLVGFGKGGKTPGGRASRKDARRRQQEAEAAYRVLSTRANSFYNGFVRLGCRISALTDMEFLAFVLGQTTDWDEDSEEPPTLYEHVSLDPGGYDAIPEEKREQMIREAEAWREEAPPALGIGDLVADKIAPDTAKIFPEFLKVEGRYHTTLFASGWPDEVFFGMLADLNAIEGRVKVVKFIDPRPKKEAQQILGGRVAALRASKSTADDGNVNAEQQREIAEYTNEQALYEINSGRQRYLALSVLIHVEADSEERLYGMAQEVQDTLAGWNVSSQLAREQAWEGLLSSGPFGRNYLSDRYCEFGMLSRPAACLFSYGSQQIDHEDGVFVGVDTRSNSVMTLDTRRLVNPHGVILGQTGGGKSFVIKSVSTRQLMFGNRQVIIDPEGNSRYVRVAKAVGGAYAVIAPGSKHKINPFDLHEDYMNLDLLEDIFGDEDEEDGEEQDVEEAVEAAKAAALDGKAQEITRMVSLMAVTDETNTGAVGGLSGAEASFVERAVYQAYEDAGIRSDDPATHELPAPTFPEFWEIMRGYAEANTIVSDLLEKLWSWHSGSLSKIFDAPTNVDLSNKYLVFQISKVKDRQKAPVMHAILEFLNGVLSNRNEPSDCWIDEGWALLAFPMSAEFTETMYRSGRARDNGMWLASQAVNEFVESRQGNVILDLAATHMIFRHEHQKSARATASIHDLSDEEIDELLNFQPGEGYLIVDQARVPMEVLASEKEKELYNTSPRLEAAYKEKRRNRAETQRRVEDAERDGAAEASRREKSAMPGMPRGGEPMRVHAFTGDGAADAAAAVAKLYGRAARKERLHVLAVDACGGALSDKLSSASVPNPPDPFLRRGSPDPEGLGEHASLTSLSALRVVHPPENGSLPASSLHEAAGEIFDLCVVACGGTESAYAEDWLQAADEVVACSTEGAEEALEAALAAEETLASNGTILAVTGASGPPVATFPKGDGEPLRPLYSLGPGASSGTQADKGLRTLARALVAPKDDPTAPDAGPKANGSANGTATREMDAEEEANG; this is encoded by the coding sequence ATGCGCGAGCCGGTAGTGAAGGACCTGGCAGGCGCCCGCAAGACCACGAAGATCATGGGCGTGGCCGTCGAGACCCACCAGGCCGCAATCCTGGCCGGCACGCTCGTCTTCTTCGCCACGTTCTGCTACTACCTCGCGGGGTTCTTCGGCCTCTCCACCACCCGGGCGGCCGTCTGGCTCTCGCCGATCGTCCCCGTGGCGCTCCTCTTCGCGTTCTACCGCTCGCGAGACGGCTACCACCTGGACTTCGTGATCTGGAGGAAGATCGTCTCCTTCACGCGACCGGACGTGTTCTTCAAGCGGCCCAGGGACAACGCGAAGGGCGGGTGGCGCTCGATGCGCGACGTCGTCCAGCGGTTCATCCCGGCCGAGGAGTTCCACTGGGAGATGCTCCGCTGCGACGACGGTACCTACGTCGTCGCGTTCCGCGTGGTTCCGAAGAACCTCTCCCTGATCGGCGACACCGAGCGTATGCGGGTCTTCCGCAGCGCCACCGAGCTCTACAACTCCCTGGACTTTCCGTGGATGGAGATCACCAGGAGCAAGGAGGGCTCGACGGGGCGCTACACCCGACGCTTCAAGAACAACGTCGCCTCCGCGATCCCGCCGGAGGAGCGCAAGCTCAAGAGGTTCGCCTCCGAGCACGCCGCCTACCTCGAGGAGGAGCTGCCCGGGCTCTCCATCTTCGAGCGCAAGGGCTACGCCGTCCTCCACTACAACCCCGCCGCCGAGAAGGCTAGGGCCGCCGGCGGTGCCTCCGGCTTCGGTCCGCTCGACGCCGTCGCGAAGCTTGTCGGCTTCGGCAAGGGCGGCAAGACCCCCGGAGGACGCGCCTCCAGGAAGGACGCCCGGAGGCGCCAGCAGGAGGCGGAGGCCGCCTACCGGGTGCTCTCGACCAGGGCAAACTCCTTCTACAACGGCTTCGTCCGGCTGGGGTGCCGCATCAGCGCGCTGACCGACATGGAGTTCCTCGCGTTCGTGCTCGGGCAGACCACCGACTGGGACGAGGACTCCGAGGAGCCCCCGACCCTCTACGAGCACGTCTCCCTCGACCCGGGCGGCTACGACGCCATCCCGGAGGAGAAGCGCGAGCAGATGATCCGGGAGGCCGAGGCCTGGCGCGAGGAGGCTCCGCCGGCGCTCGGCATCGGCGACCTCGTGGCGGACAAGATCGCCCCCGACACGGCCAAGATTTTCCCCGAGTTCCTCAAGGTCGAGGGCCGCTACCACACGACCCTCTTCGCCTCCGGCTGGCCCGACGAGGTCTTCTTCGGGATGCTCGCCGACCTGAACGCCATAGAGGGCCGCGTCAAGGTCGTGAAGTTCATAGACCCCCGTCCGAAGAAGGAGGCGCAGCAGATCCTCGGCGGCAGGGTCGCGGCGCTCCGGGCATCGAAGAGCACCGCCGACGACGGGAACGTCAACGCCGAGCAGCAGCGCGAGATCGCCGAGTACACTAACGAGCAGGCGCTCTACGAGATCAACTCGGGCAGGCAACGCTACCTCGCCCTCTCCGTCCTGATCCACGTCGAGGCCGACTCCGAGGAGCGGCTCTACGGGATGGCCCAGGAGGTCCAGGACACCCTGGCCGGCTGGAACGTCTCAAGCCAACTCGCTCGCGAGCAGGCGTGGGAGGGGCTCCTCTCGTCCGGCCCCTTCGGCAGGAACTACCTCTCGGACCGCTACTGCGAGTTCGGGATGCTCAGCCGTCCTGCCGCGTGCCTCTTCTCGTACGGCTCCCAGCAGATAGACCACGAGGACGGCGTCTTCGTCGGGGTGGACACACGCTCCAACTCCGTCATGACGCTCGACACCCGCCGGCTCGTCAACCCCCACGGCGTGATACTCGGGCAGACGGGCGGGGGCAAGAGCTTCGTCATAAAGAGCGTCTCGACCCGACAGCTCATGTTCGGCAACCGCCAGGTGATCATCGACCCGGAGGGCAACAGCCGCTACGTGCGCGTGGCGAAGGCCGTCGGCGGCGCCTACGCGGTCATAGCGCCGGGCTCCAAGCACAAGATCAACCCGTTCGACCTGCACGAGGACTACATGAACCTCGACCTGCTGGAGGACATCTTCGGCGACGAGGACGAAGAGGACGGCGAGGAGCAGGACGTCGAGGAGGCCGTCGAGGCCGCGAAGGCGGCGGCGCTCGACGGCAAGGCCCAGGAGATCACGCGCATGGTCTCCCTCATGGCCGTCACCGACGAGACCAACACCGGCGCCGTCGGCGGCCTCTCGGGGGCGGAGGCCAGCTTCGTCGAGCGGGCCGTCTACCAGGCCTACGAGGACGCGGGGATCAGGTCCGACGACCCGGCCACCCACGAGCTGCCCGCGCCCACCTTCCCAGAGTTCTGGGAGATCATGCGCGGCTACGCCGAGGCCAACACCATCGTCTCCGACCTCTTGGAGAAGCTCTGGAGCTGGCACTCGGGGTCCCTCTCGAAGATCTTCGACGCCCCCACCAACGTCGACCTCTCGAACAAGTACCTCGTCTTCCAGATCTCGAAGGTCAAGGACCGCCAGAAGGCCCCGGTCATGCACGCCATCCTCGAGTTCCTGAACGGCGTCCTCTCCAACCGCAACGAGCCCTCGGATTGCTGGATAGACGAGGGGTGGGCTCTCCTGGCCTTCCCGATGAGCGCGGAGTTCACCGAGACGATGTACCGCTCCGGACGCGCCCGCGACAACGGCATGTGGCTTGCGAGCCAGGCGGTCAACGAGTTCGTCGAGAGCCGCCAGGGGAACGTGATCCTGGACCTCGCGGCGACGCACATGATCTTCCGCCACGAGCACCAGAAGAGCGCGAGGGCGACCGCGTCCATACACGACCTCTCCGACGAGGAGATCGACGAGCTGCTGAACTTCCAGCCCGGGGAGGGCTACCTGATCGTGGACCAAGCCCGCGTCCCGATGGAGGTGCTCGCCTCCGAGAAGGAGAAGGAGCTCTACAACACCTCCCCGCGCCTGGAGGCCGCCTACAAGGAGAAGCGCCGCAACCGCGCCGAGACCCAGAGGCGGGTCGAGGACGCCGAGCGGGACGGAGCGGCCGAGGCGAGCCGCAGGGAAAAGTCCGCTATGCCTGGCATGCCGCGCGGCGGGGAGCCGATGCGCGTCCACGCCTTCACCGGAGACGGCGCGGCAGACGCCGCGGCGGCCGTGGCGAAGCTCTACGGACGGGCCGCCCGTAAGGAGCGCCTCCACGTCCTGGCCGTCGACGCCTGCGGCGGGGCGCTCTCTGACAAGCTTTCCTCCGCGTCCGTCCCGAACCCGCCCGACCCCTTCCTCAGACGCGGCTCCCCGGACCCAGAAGGGCTGGGCGAGCACGCCTCGCTCACCTCCCTCTCCGCCCTGCGCGTCGTCCACCCCCCGGAGAACGGGTCTTTGCCGGCCTCCTCGCTGCACGAGGCCGCGGGCGAGATCTTCGACCTCTGCGTCGTCGCCTGCGGCGGCACGGAGAGCGCCTACGCCGAGGACTGGCTTCAGGCCGCCGACGAGGTGGTCGCCTGCTCGACGGAGGGCGCGGAAGAGGCCCTGGAGGCGGCGCTCGCTGCAGAGGAGACTCTTGCCTCCAACGGCACCATCCTCGCCGTCACCGGCGCGAGTGGGCCGCCCGTCGCGACCTTCCCCAAAGGCGACGGCGAACCGCTCAGGCCGCTCTACTCCCTCGGCCCCGGGGCCAGCAGCGGCACCCAGGCCGACAAGGGCCTGAGAACGCTCGCCCGCGCCCTCGTCGCCCCGAAAGACGACCCCACCGCGCCCGACGCTGGCCCGAAGGCGAACGGGTCCGCGAACGGCACCGCCACACGAGAGATGGACGCCGAGGAGGAGGCGAATGGCTGA
- a CDS encoding LuxR C-terminal-related transcriptional regulator, whose amino-acid sequence MVGRSAAGTPPDRSADRPSDRRLSEVLVTLARLVLAGDDAGRLAREAVLAVAKALDADRCEVLRPAPGGKRLLRIASCGEDPGRGGRDAVPSGVSSAAGYALLNGAPVVSEDLERERRFGAVGAPRREGPVSAVAAPFSSGGDAGVLVAYAARAGAFDAGHALTLGRISYLLGGALRRLEEREELRRRAEEAERRLGAPPDSLRVDALGDEVPTLTARQSDVLTLMADGRSAKRIASELRLSIHTVHFHQRNLYRALGVGSSTAALKRAAEMGLLRPPNAGPSDR is encoded by the coding sequence ATGGTAGGCAGGTCCGCAGCCGGGACGCCGCCGGACCGGTCCGCCGACCGGCCCTCCGACCGCCGCCTGTCGGAGGTGCTCGTGACGCTGGCCCGGCTCGTGCTCGCGGGGGACGACGCCGGCAGGCTGGCCCGCGAGGCGGTGCTGGCCGTCGCGAAGGCCCTCGACGCCGACCGCTGCGAGGTCCTGCGTCCGGCGCCGGGCGGAAAGCGCCTGCTCAGGATCGCCTCCTGCGGCGAGGACCCCGGGCGGGGCGGTCGCGATGCTGTTCCCTCCGGCGTCTCCTCGGCGGCCGGCTACGCGCTGCTGAACGGCGCGCCGGTCGTCTCCGAAGACCTGGAGCGGGAGAGGCGGTTCGGCGCCGTGGGGGCGCCGCGACGGGAAGGCCCCGTCTCCGCGGTCGCGGCGCCCTTCTCGTCTGGCGGCGACGCCGGCGTGCTGGTCGCCTACGCCGCGCGGGCCGGCGCGTTCGACGCCGGACACGCCCTCACCCTGGGCCGGATCTCCTACCTCCTCGGCGGTGCCCTGCGGCGTCTGGAGGAGCGTGAGGAGCTACGCCGCAGGGCGGAGGAGGCCGAGCGTCGCCTCGGCGCGCCGCCTGACAGCCTCCGCGTGGACGCACTCGGGGACGAGGTCCCCACGCTAACCGCCCGCCAGTCGGACGTGCTGACGCTCATGGCCGACGGTCGATCGGCCAAGCGCATCGCCTCGGAACTCAGACTCTCCATCCACACCGTCCACTTCCACCAGCGCAACCTCTACCGTGCCCTGGGCGTCGGCTCGTCGACCGCGGCCCTCAAGCGGGCCGCCGAGATGGGATTGCTGCGCCCGCCGAACGCGGGCCCCTCGGACCGCTAG
- a CDS encoding type IV secretory system conjugative DNA transfer family protein codes for MRRPILSLSSQYLEDAQGDRFYELGVRLREHGPEMLAATQDPANWALVTVGLALAGACLAGAHKGSGPLLDLGHRALFRRPGEVLVGHRSLGSFGSAPLYLPLPDRFTGLQMVAPMGQAKTSTMEWLAYQDLRNGLSVFVVETEGDLGRKLLPLAYGLGVPIRYFTYAGSGPAMRWNPLAGDKVEAAERAVVAFQSAAASGDEKFFENFNSMFLRHAVLAVCTFAEREGRAATMADLDRFVQNERFRRKVLGVERDAQGKRFTVNAKGLPRRTLGYWQDLYYGQYGQRERTQFVAGLHAVMDALLAQEVVEVALSPGPEDPVLDLPGALDSPGLTLVSVPQGAAPATSRMLSTWVMEYFRQAVLARGEGGYPVSAYLDEVHSMLGHANSEAALAFSSLVTQSRRRHVAFNFAYQSFSLLPSPLRESLATNARNKLISGGLQGEDAVEAVRMLGQTEEEVRDYRTTRKGLLGGPGTFSVGRRRQTVPRVSEEELVYLPRGWWHLSRVRRGRQQRPVPVKAGRAPAPPAAHRDAFAPC; via the coding sequence GTGCGGAGGCCTATCCTGAGCCTCTCGAGCCAATACCTCGAGGACGCACAAGGCGACCGCTTCTACGAGCTGGGTGTGAGGCTGCGCGAGCACGGCCCGGAGATGCTGGCCGCCACGCAGGACCCCGCCAATTGGGCGCTCGTGACCGTGGGCCTGGCGCTCGCCGGCGCCTGCCTGGCCGGCGCCCACAAGGGCTCGGGGCCGCTCCTCGACCTCGGCCACCGCGCCCTGTTCCGGCGCCCGGGCGAGGTCCTGGTCGGCCACCGCTCCCTGGGGTCGTTCGGCTCGGCGCCGCTCTACCTCCCGCTCCCCGACCGCTTCACGGGGCTGCAGATGGTGGCGCCGATGGGCCAGGCCAAGACCTCGACGATGGAGTGGCTCGCCTACCAGGACCTGAGGAACGGGCTCTCGGTCTTCGTCGTGGAGACCGAGGGGGACCTCGGCAGGAAGCTCCTACCGCTCGCCTACGGGCTCGGCGTCCCGATCCGCTACTTCACTTACGCCGGCTCCGGGCCCGCCATGAGGTGGAACCCGCTGGCCGGCGACAAGGTCGAGGCCGCCGAGAGGGCGGTCGTCGCCTTCCAGTCGGCGGCGGCGAGCGGCGACGAGAAGTTCTTCGAGAACTTCAACTCCATGTTCCTCAGGCACGCGGTCCTGGCCGTGTGCACCTTCGCGGAGCGGGAGGGGCGTGCCGCGACTATGGCCGACCTCGACCGCTTCGTCCAGAACGAGCGCTTCCGCAGGAAGGTCCTGGGCGTCGAACGCGACGCCCAGGGCAAGCGCTTCACCGTGAACGCGAAGGGCCTGCCGAGGAGAACCCTCGGTTACTGGCAGGACCTCTACTACGGCCAGTACGGCCAGAGGGAGCGCACCCAGTTTGTCGCGGGCCTGCACGCCGTTATGGACGCTCTCCTCGCCCAGGAGGTCGTCGAGGTCGCGCTCTCGCCGGGGCCCGAAGACCCGGTGCTGGACCTGCCGGGGGCGCTGGACTCCCCGGGACTCACCCTCGTGAGCGTCCCGCAGGGGGCGGCGCCGGCGACGAGCCGGATGCTTTCGACCTGGGTGATGGAGTACTTCCGCCAGGCGGTCCTCGCCCGCGGGGAAGGCGGGTATCCCGTCTCCGCGTACCTCGACGAGGTCCACTCAATGCTGGGGCACGCCAACTCCGAGGCCGCTCTCGCGTTCTCCTCGCTGGTTACCCAATCCAGGAGGCGTCACGTGGCCTTCAACTTCGCCTACCAGTCGTTCTCGCTGCTGCCTTCTCCTCTCAGGGAGTCGCTCGCCACCAACGCCCGCAACAAGCTGATCTCCGGCGGGTTGCAGGGCGAGGACGCGGTGGAGGCGGTGCGGATGCTCGGCCAGACCGAGGAGGAGGTCCGCGACTACCGCACGACCCGCAAGGGCCTGCTCGGCGGCCCTGGCACGTTCTCGGTGGGCCGCAGGAGGCAGACCGTCCCGCGCGTCAGCGAGGAGGAGCTCGTCTACCTTCCGCGCGGCTGGTGGCACCTCTCGCGCGTGAGGCGCGGTAGGCAGCAGCGCCCCGTGCCGGTGAAGGCCGGCAGGGCCCCCGCGCCCCCGGCCGCCCACCGCGACGCCTTCGCACCTTGCTGA
- a CDS encoding ATP-binding protein — MGSGDPTGIADVLNNVLAKPATGDLAGRIGRELAAQRLGADSAGGAGREPERCGRCGGLRDGRDHESHADRVCRCGGREGRLLSYLDAADPERRMTFGALDASEPTVSAALGAARGIVACERRRGMLLMGPPGRGKTFLMVGLGRALLGRGRDAGYYNAARLVSRVQDTYGENGGETRRAVVESVASHEVVLLDDLGKEHASANVESIVYELFDALFLARVTLVAATNVPATGEGGYRGPTLSDRYDEAVRSRLRAMCERFVVKGEDRRREAWEW; from the coding sequence GTGGGTTCGGGGGACCCGACGGGGATAGCCGACGTCCTCAACAACGTACTCGCCAAGCCCGCGACGGGCGACCTCGCAGGCCGGATAGGGCGCGAGCTGGCGGCCCAACGCCTGGGCGCGGACTCCGCTGGCGGGGCCGGGCGGGAGCCGGAACGCTGCGGGAGGTGCGGCGGGCTGAGGGACGGGCGCGACCACGAGAGCCACGCGGACCGGGTGTGCCGGTGCGGCGGGAGGGAGGGGCGCCTGCTCTCCTACCTGGACGCGGCGGACCCCGAGCGTCGGATGACCTTCGGCGCGCTCGACGCCTCCGAGCCGACCGTCTCCGCCGCCCTCGGGGCAGCGCGCGGGATCGTCGCCTGCGAGAGGAGGCGCGGAATGCTGCTCATGGGGCCGCCGGGGCGCGGCAAGACGTTCCTCATGGTAGGGCTGGGCAGGGCCCTCCTCGGGCGTGGGCGGGACGCCGGCTACTACAACGCCGCCCGGCTCGTCTCCCGCGTCCAGGACACCTACGGGGAGAACGGCGGCGAGACCAGACGCGCGGTCGTGGAGTCGGTGGCCTCCCACGAGGTGGTGCTGCTCGACGACCTCGGCAAGGAGCACGCCTCCGCGAACGTGGAGTCGATCGTCTACGAGCTCTTCGACGCCCTCTTCCTGGCCCGGGTCACCCTCGTGGCCGCGACCAACGTCCCGGCGACGGGCGAGGGTGGCTACCGGGGCCCGACGCTCTCCGACCGCTACGACGAGGCGGTGCGCTCCAGGCTCCGGGCGATGTGCGAGCGGTTCGTCGTCAAGGGCGAGGACCGCAGGCGGGAGGCGTGGGAATGGTAG